One genomic window of Leptotrichia shahii includes the following:
- a CDS encoding S8 family serine peptidase encodes MKKIRFLIILASIILNINIFGAKLVYTDKKTEVSDYDVKESLVKYQKNEYKKGKTYYAITDNTTGYDNWEEEVGGEMPPTYLPKNWKKIGKHPLKDQEGEDHTTLATKTFLETTGFDLNQVINYGAENEWNMLEGIFSYSTSTPYYSQYLLTDNAWYFGNVINETLLNNYMPRLATTNTDDRNLLIIALPNAQKNENDSDAEVLLNDATAKFPLYSDEVAKLFRSQRIMVDAANCFTYGKKDITNLVLLNESYRGKKISDFSSKCTMSQKNYEIGSDALYARGNTVVALGNIYSEVEDSNRFGTSFATPRTAGYAAIILNKFKGLTYHQVKEILLTTSYREKDRLDNQMGWGIVDIRKALNGPTNLNAGLIEENKFYTGMYDKIFNKKSNDIYFWAEPETDWVWTNDIDSGLSDKPSGTSTYIMALDKDDDSITGRVTIQNYLPSEENFYKETSKYVPGLRKAGKHKLTITGDLLYGGETQVLEGTLKLTGNIPDSTIVVYEGATLELCGNANKVVLAGGEIEACQSAKYTLVNEDREDIIINNRKVIDIPKLFYFTQSDKIETNNFKNYDKYNKFLNKHYNHIKSDYDFGEMPENEFFGGKNQVYAHDYSYKLTGNWDFTDTYEFYKYMTGK; translated from the coding sequence GTGAAGAAAATAAGATTTTTAATAATTCTTGCAAGTATAATTTTAAATATAAATATATTTGGGGCAAAGCTAGTTTACACTGATAAAAAAACAGAGGTATCTGATTACGATGTAAAAGAAAGTTTAGTAAAATATCAAAAAAATGAGTATAAAAAAGGTAAAACTTACTATGCTATAACTGATAATACAACAGGTTACGATAATTGGGAAGAGGAAGTTGGGGGCGAGATGCCACCAACGTATCTTCCTAAAAATTGGAAAAAAATAGGGAAACATCCGTTGAAAGATCAGGAAGGTGAGGATCATACAACACTTGCAACGAAAACTTTTCTTGAAACAACGGGATTTGATCTGAACCAAGTAATAAATTATGGTGCTGAAAATGAATGGAATATGTTAGAAGGAATATTTTCGTATAGTACAAGTACGCCATATTATTCTCAATATTTACTGACAGATAATGCGTGGTATTTTGGAAATGTAATAAATGAAACGCTTTTAAATAATTATATGCCTAGACTTGCTACAACAAATACAGATGACAGAAATTTATTAATAATTGCCCTTCCAAATGCCCAGAAAAATGAAAATGATTCTGATGCTGAAGTGTTGCTTAATGATGCAACTGCAAAATTCCCTCTGTATAGCGATGAAGTTGCAAAATTATTTAGAAGTCAGAGAATAATGGTTGATGCTGCAAATTGTTTTACTTATGGGAAAAAGGATATAACTAATCTCGTTTTACTAAATGAAAGTTATAGAGGTAAAAAAATATCGGATTTTTCAAGCAAATGTACAATGTCACAAAAAAATTATGAAATTGGATCTGATGCACTTTATGCACGTGGAAATACAGTAGTAGCACTTGGAAATATATACAGTGAAGTGGAAGATTCAAATAGATTTGGAACAAGTTTTGCAACACCTAGAACGGCTGGATATGCAGCGATTATTTTGAATAAATTTAAGGGGTTGACTTATCATCAGGTTAAAGAAATTCTTTTGACAACATCTTATCGTGAAAAAGATAGGCTTGATAATCAGATGGGCTGGGGAATTGTTGATATAAGAAAGGCGCTTAATGGTCCAACAAATTTGAATGCAGGACTGATTGAAGAAAATAAATTTTATACTGGGATGTATGACAAGATTTTTAATAAAAAAAGTAATGACATTTATTTTTGGGCAGAACCTGAAACTGATTGGGTCTGGACTAATGATATAGACAGTGGACTAAGTGACAAGCCAAGCGGGACATCAACTTATATTATGGCCTTGGATAAAGATGACGACAGTATAACAGGAAGAGTGACGATACAAAATTATTTACCAAGTGAAGAAAATTTTTATAAAGAAACTAGTAAATATGTGCCAGGACTTAGAAAAGCTGGAAAGCATAAATTGACTATAACTGGGGATTTGCTTTATGGGGGAGAAACTCAAGTGCTGGAAGGGACGCTAAAACTTACTGGAAATATACCTGACAGTACAATAGTTGTCTATGAAGGGGCGACTCTAGAACTTTGTGGAAATGCAAATAAAGTTGTACTTGCCGGCGGAGAAATTGAAGCATGTCAGAGTGCTAAATATACGCTTGTGAATGAAGACAGAGAAGATATTATTATAAACAATAGAAAAGTAATTGATATTCCAAAACTTTTTTATTTTACTCAAAGCGATAAAATTGAAACTAATAATTTTAAGAATTATGACAAATATAATAAATTTTTAAATAAACATTATAATCATATAAAAAGTGATTATGATTTTGGTGAAATGCCTGAAAATGAGTTCTTTGGCGGGAAAAATCAAGTTTATGCACATGATTATTCTTACAAGCTAACTGGTAATTGGGATTTTACTGATACGTATGAATTTTATAAGTATATGACAGGAAAATAA